The following proteins are encoded in a genomic region of Sorangiineae bacterium MSr12523:
- a CDS encoding SRPBCC domain-containing protein — protein sequence MTLADKTAPSQTERLSFEFEFRHSPAKVWRALTDPVLLAEWLLPVVGLELAPGAAFTFTAQPMPGWDGRVNCRMLEIEEGRKISYTWVVGDMDTVVTFTLTPTETKTGTGTRLSLLHTGFKPTQKQNFGGARYGWKLMGGKLVDLLEKTP from the coding sequence ATGACCCTTGCCGACAAAACCGCGCCGTCGCAGACGGAACGCCTTTCCTTCGAATTCGAGTTTCGTCATTCGCCCGCGAAGGTGTGGCGCGCGCTCACCGATCCCGTGTTGCTCGCGGAGTGGCTTCTGCCCGTCGTCGGTCTCGAGCTTGCGCCGGGGGCCGCATTCACGTTCACGGCGCAGCCGATGCCGGGTTGGGACGGCCGCGTGAATTGCCGCATGCTCGAAATCGAAGAGGGTCGGAAGATCAGCTACACGTGGGTCGTCGGCGACATGGACACAGTCGTGACGTTCACGCTCACGCCAACGGAAACGAAAACGGGAACGGGCACGCGGCTTTCCCTCCTGCACACGGGCTTCAAGCCCACCCAGAAGCAGAACTTCGGCGGGGCGCGTTACGGGTGGAAGTTGATGGGCGGAAAGCTCGTCGACCTGCTCGAGAAAACTCCATGA
- a CDS encoding TetR/AcrR family transcriptional regulator codes for MTRRRLDPEERRGELIAAALRLLAKRPAHAILPEDVTREAEVSRALFYRYFSSVEELELAALRNVAERLPFLPPPNASLREQVVQAIHAFFDFAAMLKGPTIALLGHGPRASPKAHELIEAGRDRIVAIMCERAGITKPSPLVELTLRSWTGVVDRAVVGWLEKGDKPIPRTELEAWLLEELVHMLEPVVRRERLTIPWSASRRA; via the coding sequence GTGACGCGGCGGCGGCTCGATCCCGAAGAGCGCCGCGGTGAGCTCATCGCCGCAGCGCTGCGCCTCCTCGCCAAGCGGCCCGCGCATGCCATCTTGCCGGAGGACGTGACCCGCGAGGCGGAGGTCTCCCGCGCCCTCTTCTACCGCTACTTCTCGAGCGTGGAAGAGCTCGAGCTCGCGGCGTTGCGCAATGTCGCCGAACGCCTGCCCTTCCTCCCGCCGCCGAACGCATCGCTCCGCGAGCAAGTCGTGCAAGCCATCCACGCGTTCTTCGATTTTGCTGCCATGCTCAAGGGGCCGACGATCGCGCTGCTCGGCCACGGGCCACGCGCATCGCCCAAAGCGCACGAGCTCATCGAGGCGGGGCGCGATCGCATCGTCGCCATCATGTGCGAGCGCGCGGGCATCACCAAACCGAGCCCGCTCGTCGAGCTGACGCTTCGATCGTGGACCGGTGTGGTCGACCGGGCCGTGGTGGGCTGGCTCGAAAAGGGCGACAAGCCGATCCCGCGCACCGAGCTCGAGGCGTGGCTTCTCGAGGAGCTCGTGCACATGCTCGAGCCGGTCGTCCGGCGCGAGCGCCTCACGATCCCGTGGTCCGCCTCCAGGCGCGCTTGA
- a CDS encoding glucose 1-dehydrogenase → MTDYTRVFRLDGKAALVTGAARGLGAEIAGALAQAGAKVLVTDIADDGAYATAQAIRASGGTAEHLVQDVTIEPQWEAAIAVAVRKLGGLDILVNDAGIESSAMLAQCSLEDFRRLHSVNVEGVFLGIKHAVRAMSPGGAAGKGGSIVNLSSVAGMIGVTAKGAYCTTKGAVRALTKAAAVECGRMGTGIRVNSIHPGLILTEMGKQFVNSYVEQGLAPDRDAALAALLALHPMGRLGEPRDIAAAALYLASDAAKWVTGAELVVDGGVAAA, encoded by the coding sequence ATGACGGACTACACCCGAGTATTTCGTCTCGACGGCAAAGCTGCGCTTGTCACGGGTGCGGCCCGCGGTCTGGGCGCCGAGATCGCCGGTGCGCTGGCGCAGGCGGGGGCCAAAGTGCTGGTCACCGACATTGCGGATGACGGGGCCTACGCGACCGCTCAGGCCATCCGCGCATCCGGCGGGACCGCCGAGCACCTGGTTCAGGACGTCACCATCGAGCCGCAATGGGAAGCTGCGATCGCCGTGGCGGTCAGAAAGCTGGGCGGGCTCGACATCCTCGTGAACGACGCGGGCATCGAGAGCAGCGCGATGCTGGCGCAGTGCAGCCTGGAAGACTTCCGACGCCTCCACTCGGTCAATGTGGAGGGCGTATTTCTCGGCATCAAGCACGCCGTACGCGCGATGTCCCCGGGCGGTGCGGCGGGCAAGGGCGGCTCGATTGTCAACCTTTCGTCGGTCGCCGGAATGATCGGCGTCACCGCGAAAGGCGCATACTGCACCACCAAGGGTGCTGTGCGCGCCCTCACGAAGGCCGCTGCCGTGGAATGCGGCCGGATGGGCACGGGCATTCGGGTCAACTCGATCCATCCCGGCCTGATTCTCACGGAGATGGGCAAGCAATTCGTGAACAGTTACGTGGAACAGGGCCTCGCGCCCGACCGCGATGCCGCGCTTGCAGCGCTACTGGCCCTGCATCCAATGGGCCGCTTGGGCGAGCCTCGCGATATCGCGGCGGCGGCCTTGTATCTGGCATCGGACGCAGCGAAGTGGGTGACCGGCGCCGAATTGGTGGTCGATGGCGGCGTTGCCGCCGCGTGA
- a CDS encoding metalloregulator ArsR/SmtB family transcription factor, protein MQVALAAENKIFQALADPSRRAIFESLTRGEAAVKDLTARFEISQPAISQHLAALKDAGLVSGRREGRSVYYRVEPRGLKPLIDWIAHYQAFWTEHVGRLEKLLEKMDE, encoded by the coding sequence ATGCAGGTTGCACTCGCGGCCGAAAACAAGATTTTCCAGGCACTGGCGGATCCCAGCCGACGGGCGATCTTCGAGTCGCTCACGCGGGGTGAGGCGGCGGTGAAGGATCTCACGGCGCGCTTCGAGATTTCGCAGCCGGCGATCTCGCAGCATCTGGCCGCGTTGAAAGACGCTGGGCTCGTGAGCGGCCGGCGCGAGGGGCGAAGCGTCTATTACCGGGTGGAGCCGCGCGGGTTGAAGCCACTCATCGATTGGATTGCGCACTACCAAGCCTTCTGGACCGAGCATGTCGGTCGCCTCGAAAAGCTTTTGGAGAAGATGGACGAATGA
- a CDS encoding SDR family oxidoreductase — translation MNELRVSGSGGASLYVRTWGDSRQPALVLVHGYPDNSDVWSRVIPALSARFFVVAYDVRGAGRSSAGSMFGGYALEHLVGDLHAVIEATVPDGRKVHLVGHDWGSIQAWEAVFDERTKDRLASFTTFGAPCLDHAAWWIRKRLGLPPRKLVELAGQLARSWYIFAFQAPLLAPLAWKGGIAKAWPWLLRLDGAKHPEVNPTQAEDGARGVWLYRANFAQKLLHPREARTDLPVQTIASTNDPFVSPALYEELALRVPNLWRRDLKAGHWTPLSHPAELARWIGEFVDQVENKAESPALASARTHARALATTKGRFDGRLVLVTGAGSGIGQKTALAFANLGATVVAVDRDEATARGTAELCEASGARAHAYAVDVADRAGMEKLAHEVMGAHGVPYVVVNNAGIGLAGSFLDTSLDDFQRVLDVNLWGVIHGAKLFGDAMAKSGVGGHIVNVASLAAYAPSRTLSAYCTSKAAVLMLSECMRADLASSGVNVTAICPGFVNTNITRTTRFVGESEDGEAKRRAKTSALYARRNYGPQGVAHAIVRACIDDRPVVPVTAEAKVFAALGRISPDALRLAAKIDPA, via the coding sequence ATGAACGAGCTTCGTGTCTCAGGCAGCGGCGGGGCGTCCCTGTACGTGCGCACGTGGGGCGATTCCCGACAGCCCGCGCTCGTACTCGTCCACGGCTATCCGGACAATTCGGACGTCTGGTCGCGCGTGATCCCTGCCCTTTCCGCACGCTTCTTCGTCGTGGCGTACGACGTGCGCGGGGCGGGCCGCTCGAGCGCAGGCTCGATGTTCGGCGGCTACGCCCTCGAGCACCTGGTGGGCGATCTCCACGCGGTGATCGAGGCCACCGTTCCCGATGGACGCAAGGTCCACCTCGTCGGCCACGATTGGGGCTCGATCCAAGCCTGGGAAGCCGTCTTCGACGAACGCACGAAAGACCGCCTTGCCTCGTTCACGACGTTCGGCGCACCGTGCCTGGATCACGCGGCGTGGTGGATCCGCAAGCGCCTGGGCCTCCCCCCGAGAAAGCTCGTGGAGCTTGCCGGACAACTCGCCCGCTCCTGGTACATCTTCGCCTTTCAGGCGCCGCTCCTCGCACCGCTTGCGTGGAAAGGTGGCATCGCCAAGGCGTGGCCGTGGCTGCTGCGGCTCGATGGCGCGAAGCACCCCGAGGTGAACCCGACGCAGGCCGAAGATGGGGCGCGCGGCGTGTGGCTCTATCGCGCGAACTTCGCGCAGAAGCTTCTTCACCCGCGTGAAGCAAGGACGGATCTGCCTGTGCAAACGATCGCGAGCACGAACGATCCGTTCGTCTCCCCGGCGCTGTACGAGGAACTCGCGCTGCGCGTCCCCAATCTGTGGCGTCGCGACTTGAAGGCCGGTCACTGGACGCCGCTCAGCCACCCCGCCGAGCTCGCGCGCTGGATTGGAGAGTTCGTCGATCAGGTGGAGAACAAGGCCGAGAGTCCGGCACTCGCGAGCGCGCGAACGCATGCCCGTGCGCTCGCCACCACGAAAGGGCGCTTCGACGGCCGACTGGTGCTCGTCACCGGTGCCGGGAGCGGCATCGGCCAGAAGACGGCCCTCGCGTTCGCGAACCTCGGCGCCACGGTCGTGGCGGTGGATCGCGACGAGGCCACGGCAAGAGGTACCGCGGAGCTCTGCGAGGCCTCCGGCGCGCGTGCACACGCGTATGCCGTGGATGTCGCCGACCGCGCGGGAATGGAGAAGCTCGCCCACGAGGTCATGGGCGCGCACGGCGTGCCGTACGTCGTCGTGAACAATGCGGGAATCGGCCTAGCCGGCTCGTTTCTCGACACGTCGCTCGATGATTTCCAGCGCGTGCTCGACGTGAACCTCTGGGGCGTGATTCACGGCGCAAAACTCTTCGGCGACGCCATGGCGAAGAGCGGCGTCGGCGGCCATATCGTCAATGTGGCCTCGCTCGCCGCCTACGCGCCGTCGCGCACCCTTTCGGCATATTGCACGAGCAAGGCGGCCGTGCTGATGCTCAGCGAGTGCATGCGCGCCGACCTCGCATCCTCGGGCGTGAATGTCACGGCCATCTGCCCCGGCTTCGTGAACACCAATATCACGCGAACGACACGCTTCGTCGGCGAGAGCGAAGACGGCGAGGCCAAACGCCGCGCGAAAACGTCGGCACTCTATGCACGGCGCAACTACGGCCCGCAGGGCGTCGCGCACGCCATCGTTCGCGCCTGCATCGACGACCGCCCCGTGGTGCCGGTGACCGCCGAGGCCAAGGTGTTCGCGGCACTCGGCCGCATCTCGCCCGACGCGCTCCGCCTCGCCGCGAAAATCGACCCGGCGTGA